In a genomic window of Babylonia areolata isolate BAREFJ2019XMU chromosome 3, ASM4173473v1, whole genome shotgun sequence:
- the LOC143280278 gene encoding uncharacterized protein LOC143280278: MAPISSSAQIAGYAYFLPPPEVNNNNNQTGPGTAYGEGAEGAEEGHVVMVNGTLVRLLLKTPFRDSQLNELLYVIIVIVFYATALMTLIITQIKRQRREGGDVDYYDEYLQRNQEVKRTCQTATTLVRKSDGRPPAASSSSTNGGGGASADKESAGGHLLELPARARDPPPTRLPLLLQPRDRPSAWGPGALVCAAATAAATSRDSPMLESIPDVGT, from the exons ATGGCTCCCATTT CCAGCTCCGCCCAGATCGCGGGCTACGCCTACTTCCTGCCCCCACcggaagtcaacaacaacaacaaccagacggGCCCCGGCACGGCCTACGGCGAGGGGGCTGAGGGGGCTGAGGAGGGGCACGTGGTGATGGTGAACGGGACCCTGGTGCGGCTGCTGCTCAAGACGCCCTTCCGGGACAGTCAGCTGAACGAGCTGCTctacgtcatcatcgtcatcgtcttctacGCCACGGCCCTGATGACGCTCATCATCACCCAGATTAAGAGGCAGcgtagggaag GCGGCGACGTGGACTACTACGATGAGTACCTACAGAGGAACCAGGAAGTCAAGCGAACTTGCCAGACCGCCACCACCCTCGTACGCAAGTCCGACGGCCGCCCGCccgctgcctcctcctcctccaccaacgGCGGCGGCGGGGCCTCCGCTGACAAGGAGTCTGCCGGCGGCCACCTCCTGGAGCTGCCTGCCCGGGCCCGCGACCCGCCTCCCACTCGGCTGCCCCTGCTGCTGCAGCCACGTGACCGCCCCTCCGCGTGGGGTCCTGGG GCGCTAGTGTGCGCCGCCGCTACCGCTGCCGCCACCTCTCGCGACTCGCCCATGTTGGAGAGCATACCTGATGTTGGGACctaa